A part of Acidobacteriota bacterium genomic DNA contains:
- a CDS encoding sugar phosphate isomerase/epimerase, with amino-acid sequence MAYSFARVLKVPGQAASPERTLEVLELPEMFADRYKVHNIEMQHNYFESTEASFFKTFLDRLAKTRSRISNINLELGNMNIAATTPALRAQAVDLTRAWIDHAVVLGSPRVMINQGRLTQENKATAIEVLRRMTAYAKTKNIMVGAEPRDDDFVLLTEVLRGGGAYTNPDVGGFGGDEAHVKAGMRAMFPFTDGNCHMKMLNPPTYDLADLVRLTKELGYRGLYSIENELPGDPYKNVQDVYDVLVATL; translated from the coding sequence ATGGCTTACAGCTTCGCGCGCGTCCTGAAGGTGCCGGGCCAGGCCGCCAGCCCAGAGCGCACGCTCGAGGTGCTCGAGCTGCCCGAGATGTTCGCGGATCGCTACAAGGTCCACAACATCGAGATGCAGCACAACTACTTCGAGTCCACCGAAGCGTCGTTCTTCAAGACGTTCCTCGATCGGCTCGCGAAGACCAGGTCTCGCATCAGCAACATCAACCTCGAGCTCGGCAACATGAACATCGCGGCAACGACCCCGGCGCTGCGGGCGCAGGCCGTGGATCTCACTCGCGCCTGGATCGATCACGCCGTCGTGCTCGGGTCGCCGCGCGTGATGATCAATCAGGGCCGGCTGACGCAGGAGAACAAGGCGACGGCCATCGAGGTGCTGCGCCGGATGACGGCGTACGCGAAGACGAAGAACATCATGGTCGGCGCCGAACCGCGCGACGACGACTTCGTGCTCCTGACCGAGGTGCTGCGCGGCGGCGGCGCCTACACGAACCCAGATGTCGGCGGCTTCGGCGGCGACGAGGCGCACGTCAAAGCCGGGATGCGGGCGATGTTCCCGTTCACCGACGGCAACTGCCACATGAAGATGCTGAATCCGCCGACGTACGACCTGGCCGACCTCGTGCGCCTCACGAAGGAGCTCGGCTACCGCGGTTTGTACTCGATCGAGAACGAGCTTCCCGGCGATCCCTACAAGAACGTCCAGGACGTCTACGACGTGTTGGTCGCCACGCTGTAG
- a CDS encoding ABC transporter permease, producing MWRLRRARTRDELAFHRDRLIDDYVAGGLDRRAAERRAFLEFGNLASLEEASRDVRGRWIEDGARDVQYALRTLGRSPGFAAATALSLALAIGATSAVFSLVNAVLLRPLPVADPDGLVQITRLTPDGRAANVSFPLFEHLRDHLRSITAAFAFSSTRTTILVDGEPELVSADLVSGAYFDVLGIRPAAGRLLANEDRHPAPEPAAVISDGYWQRRFSRDPSVVGRTVRVADRVFTIVGVLPASFRSVRVGTAPDVVLPLVLMTSAAQRGEATNNFLKLMARLAPGVTIAQAGAEAQGLWQAFIEPIAGAAPSGLRDELRNRRVGAIASPDGINEFRADLGQPLIILMGAVTLVLLLASINVAGLLVARAVARHREISIRLAIGAARGRLLRQFLAESLVLAVIGGGAGLVAAGWLSQGLAVMFVNGRELDLSVAPDWRVLSFTAIVALGVAVLAGSLPALQALRESVMPALRQVRAVGRGRLGRTLVTTQIAISMVLVVCATLFVGSLIKLYAVERGFDAKGVLVVSIRAITPIPAERNVPLVDHLVSSLTAIPGVRSAAAAVVLPVSGNNWTRAIELPADAWRPGGANTTFNAVTPGYFATLGIRVLAGRDFDRRDTRVAPAVAVVNESFARRFFGSQSPIGRRVTSVNTSYDIVGVVGDATYDDLRDGHEETMYVAAAQRATEDQAAGYAYLVRAASGGDPARLASAVASAIGRTDPALQVQRTLTYDTLIDRAIPAERILATLGGLFGVLALVIAGIGIFSMLAFQVARRTTELGVRMALGATRGSIVGLVLQDVAWMLVPGLAAGAAGAALVTPLARDLVFGVGPIDPAVFTVAAAVLTTAALMAAWVPTRRAARVDPLMALRHE from the coding sequence ATGTGGCGGCTGCGCCGAGCTCGCACGCGTGACGAGCTCGCGTTCCATCGGGATCGGCTGATCGACGACTACGTGGCAGGCGGCCTGGACCGCCGCGCGGCCGAGCGCCGCGCCTTCCTCGAGTTCGGCAATCTTGCCAGCCTCGAAGAGGCCTCTCGGGACGTGCGCGGGCGGTGGATCGAGGATGGTGCGCGCGACGTGCAGTACGCGCTGCGAACGCTGGGCCGCAGCCCGGGCTTCGCCGCGGCGACCGCCCTGTCGCTAGCGCTCGCCATCGGCGCCACCAGCGCGGTCTTCAGCCTCGTCAACGCGGTGCTGTTGCGCCCGCTGCCGGTCGCCGATCCGGATGGGCTCGTTCAGATCACGCGGTTGACGCCGGATGGACGAGCGGCGAACGTCTCGTTTCCGCTGTTCGAGCACCTGCGCGACCACCTGCGGTCGATCACCGCGGCGTTTGCCTTCAGTTCCACGCGCACCACCATCCTCGTCGACGGCGAGCCCGAGCTCGTGTCGGCCGATCTCGTGTCCGGCGCCTACTTCGACGTGCTCGGCATCCGGCCCGCCGCCGGCCGGCTGCTCGCCAATGAGGACCGGCACCCTGCACCGGAACCGGCCGCCGTGATCAGCGACGGCTATTGGCAGCGGCGCTTCAGTCGCGATCCGTCGGTCGTCGGCCGGACCGTCAGGGTGGCCGATCGCGTGTTCACGATCGTCGGCGTGCTGCCGGCGTCGTTCCGGAGCGTCCGCGTCGGGACCGCGCCGGACGTCGTGCTGCCGCTCGTGCTGATGACGAGTGCCGCGCAACGCGGCGAGGCGACGAACAACTTCCTGAAGCTGATGGCACGGCTCGCACCCGGCGTCACGATCGCGCAGGCCGGCGCCGAAGCCCAGGGTCTGTGGCAGGCGTTCATCGAGCCGATCGCCGGCGCGGCGCCGAGCGGGCTGCGCGACGAACTGCGCAACCGGCGAGTGGGCGCCATCGCGTCGCCTGACGGCATCAACGAGTTCCGCGCCGACTTGGGTCAGCCGCTGATCATCCTGATGGGCGCGGTCACGCTCGTGCTGCTCCTGGCATCGATCAACGTCGCCGGCCTGCTCGTGGCGCGAGCGGTGGCGCGGCATCGCGAGATCTCGATCCGCTTGGCCATCGGCGCGGCGCGGGGCCGGCTCTTGCGTCAGTTCCTCGCCGAGAGCCTCGTGCTCGCCGTGATCGGCGGCGGTGCCGGGCTCGTGGCCGCCGGCTGGCTCAGCCAGGGCCTCGCGGTGATGTTCGTCAACGGACGCGAACTGGATCTGTCAGTCGCGCCCGACTGGCGGGTGCTCAGCTTCACGGCGATCGTCGCGCTTGGCGTCGCCGTGCTCGCGGGCTCCCTGCCGGCGCTCCAGGCCCTGCGCGAGAGCGTGATGCCGGCGCTCAGGCAGGTGCGGGCCGTCGGCCGCGGCCGCCTGGGACGCACGCTCGTCACGACCCAAATCGCGATCTCGATGGTGCTCGTCGTCTGCGCGACCTTGTTCGTCGGCTCGCTCATCAAGCTCTACGCGGTCGAGCGCGGGTTCGACGCCAAGGGCGTGTTGGTCGTGTCCATCCGCGCCATCACGCCGATTCCCGCCGAACGCAACGTGCCCCTCGTCGACCATCTCGTCAGCAGCCTGACGGCGATTCCCGGTGTGCGGTCGGCCGCGGCCGCAGTGGTGCTGCCGGTCAGCGGCAACAACTGGACCAGGGCGATTGAGTTGCCGGCCGACGCGTGGCGACCCGGCGGCGCGAACACGACGTTCAATGCCGTCACGCCCGGCTACTTCGCCACGCTCGGCATCCGCGTGCTGGCGGGCCGGGACTTCGACCGCCGTGACACACGCGTTGCGCCGGCGGTGGCCGTGGTCAACGAGAGCTTCGCGCGGCGATTCTTCGGAAGCCAGTCGCCCATCGGCCGCCGGGTGACCTCGGTGAACACGAGCTACGACATCGTTGGCGTCGTCGGCGACGCCACGTACGACGACCTGCGCGATGGGCACGAGGAGACGATGTACGTCGCGGCGGCGCAACGCGCGACCGAAGACCAGGCAGCCGGCTATGCCTACTTGGTGCGCGCAGCCAGTGGCGGCGATCCTGCTCGCCTCGCGTCGGCGGTCGCGTCCGCGATTGGCCGGACCGATCCCGCGCTGCAGGTGCAGCGCACGCTGACCTACGACACGCTCATCGACCGCGCGATTCCCGCGGAGCGAATCCTCGCGACGCTCGGCGGCCTGTTCGGCGTGCTCGCCCTCGTCATCGCCGGCATCGGCATCTTCTCGATGCTCGCCTTCCAGGTCGCGCGGCGTACCACCGAGCTCGGCGTGCGCATGGCGCTCGGCGCCACGCGCGGCTCGATCGTTGGTCTCGTGCTCCAGGACGTCGCGTGGATGCTCGTACCCGGTCTCGCCGCCGGCGCCGCCGGTGCCGCCCTGGTGACGCCCCTCGCACGCGACCTCGTCTTTGGCGTCGGGCCGATCGATCCGGCGGTCTTCACCGTCGCGGCGGCCGTCCTCACGACGGCCGCCCTGATGGCCGCTTGGGTTCCAACCCGCCGGGCTGCTCGTGTTGATCCGCTGATGGCGTTGCGACACGAGTAG
- a CDS encoding PadR family transcriptional regulator, translating to MAAAPDLLPGTLDMLILRTLQKDTLHGWMISERIQQISGDVLQITQGSLYPALHRLEHRGWIEAEWAVSELGRRAKFYRLTASGRRQLAVETRAWARMAAAIGRVMKLA from the coding sequence ATGGCTGCCGCACCGGATCTGCTTCCCGGCACCCTCGACATGCTGATTCTCCGGACGCTGCAGAAGGACACGCTGCACGGCTGGATGATCTCGGAACGTATCCAGCAGATCTCCGGGGACGTGCTTCAGATCACCCAGGGGTCGCTGTATCCGGCGCTCCATCGCCTCGAGCACCGCGGCTGGATCGAGGCCGAATGGGCGGTGTCCGAGCTCGGCCGGCGCGCGAAGTTCTACCGGCTCACGGCGTCGGGCCGGCGCCAGCTCGCCGTCGAAACGCGCGCGTGGGCGCGCATGGCCGCGGCCATTGGCCGCGTCATGAAGCTGGCGTGA